In Populus alba chromosome 1, ASM523922v2, whole genome shotgun sequence, a single window of DNA contains:
- the LOC118042334 gene encoding uncharacterized protein encodes MDPSCNLSVKGFYNLLTRELDELDQSFLSHNFISIQFLSKVLSSLQSFYSQLTTLVQKLHLPVGEKWLDEYMDESSRLWEACHVLKSGVLGMENYHSSGTNITSSIDGLHPHLNAQVLRQVIRAIMGCQREIRGLEEDNKSLIETRVEALSLQFEGNKRNMVMTDQSSWFNSFNGFRGVLYAMRVVNSLLLMILFAGLVYCWPSSWQDAADQCEEAGSAFMASMARLQRRVASEMEQIGGQSSASEGIVLYEFRQAKIAMEELKVELESTVVDDQYELEIDIQDKVDRLRSCFGLLACGVESIIGQLDDFFDEIVEGRKKLLGMCTHQPR; translated from the exons ATGGATCCTTCATGCAACCTTTCTGTCAAGGGCTTCTACAACTTGCTTACAAGAGAACTTGATGAACTTGATCAGAGTTTCCTATCTCATAACTTCATCTCGATTCAATTCCTTTCGAAAGTTCTATCCTCTCTCCAATCATTTTATTCCCAGTTAACGACTCTGGTTCAAAAGCTTCACCTCCCCGTAGGAGAGAAGTGGCTTGACGAGTACATGGATGAAAGCTCCAGGCTCTGGGAAGCCTGTCATGTGCTCAAATCAGGTGTTTTAGGAATGGAAAATTATCACTCTTCCGGCACCAATATAACATCCTCTATCGATGGCCTTCATCCCCATTTGAATGCACAGGTTTTACGTCAG GTTATTCGTGCAATCATGGGTTGTCAAAGGGAAATAAGAGGGTTGGAAGAGGATAATAAGAGCTTGATAGAAACAAGAGTTGAAGCATTATCACTGCAGTttgaaggaaacaaaagaaacatgGTAATGACTGATCAATCGAGCTGGTTCAACTCATTCAATGGGTTTCGAGGTGTTCTGTACGCAATGAGGGTTGTCAACTCACTGCTCCTAATGATCCTGTTTGCTGGGCTAGTATACTGTTGGCCTTCTTCTTGGCAAGACGCAGCTGATCAGTGTGAGGAGGCTGGTTCAGCCTTTATGGCTTCAATGGCAAGGTTGCAGCGAAGAGTAGCAAGTGAGATGGAACAAATTGGTGGGCAATCATCAGCTTCCGAAGGGATCGTGCTTTATGAGTTTAGGCAAGCCAAGATTGCAATGGAAGAGCTCAAAGTAGAGTTGGAGAGTACTGTTGTGGATGATCAGTACGAATTAGAAATTGACATTCAGGACAAAGTTGACAGATTGAGGAGTTGCTTTGGATTGTTGGCATGTGGGGTTGAGTCCATAATTGGACAACTCGATGATTTCTTCGATGAAATAGTTGAAGGGAGAAAGAAGCTTTTGGGCATGTGCACTCATCAGCCTAGGTAG